Proteins from a genomic interval of Mycobacterium paragordonae:
- a CDS encoding ParA family protein yields the protein MAVHVVLNQKGGVGKSTIAVNLAAVTADVLNHHDDPDASSPVAAVSVDPQGSAVWWASRINDLPFHIVQAHDDLAGLARLKQLPDIKHVYVDTPGWIDLDAGANASDPLGRGPAADALRAVLNVADQVIIPIETEPLSFDPTARTINKVVKPRGLPYTVVINNWDPRDGTHDLNETKEFIRLNGWPLANTVIRHYKLHTRASADGQVVTEYPANRVALQAREDFYRFALELNIGGGN from the coding sequence ATGGCTGTGCACGTCGTTCTCAACCAGAAGGGCGGCGTCGGCAAGAGCACCATCGCGGTCAACTTGGCCGCCGTAACCGCCGACGTCCTCAACCACCACGACGATCCGGACGCCAGTTCGCCGGTGGCCGCCGTCTCTGTTGACCCGCAAGGCTCCGCGGTGTGGTGGGCCTCCCGGATCAACGATCTGCCATTCCACATCGTGCAGGCCCACGACGATCTGGCTGGCCTGGCGCGTCTCAAGCAGCTCCCCGACATCAAACACGTCTACGTCGACACCCCAGGCTGGATCGACCTCGACGCAGGCGCCAACGCCAGCGACCCATTGGGCCGCGGACCGGCCGCCGACGCGCTGCGCGCGGTCCTCAACGTCGCCGACCAAGTCATCATCCCCATCGAGACCGAACCGCTGTCCTTCGACCCGACCGCGCGCACCATCAACAAGGTCGTCAAACCACGGGGCCTGCCCTACACCGTGGTGATCAACAACTGGGACCCCCGCGACGGCACCCACGACCTCAACGAGACCAAGGAATTCATCCGGCTCAACGGGTGGCCCCTGGCCAACACCGTCATCCGCCACTACAAGCTGCACACCCGAGCCAGCGCCGACGGGCAGGTCGTCACCGAATACCCGGCCAACCGCGTCGCACTGCAAGCCCGCGAAGATTTCTACCGCTTTGCGCTCGAGCTCAACATCGGGGGAGGGAACTGA
- a CDS encoding copper-translocating P-type ATPase — MRVRVNGFDVDETRAVAIEEAAGTVDGVLAVRAYPRSASVVIWYSPDDCDTAAVLSAIDDAQHIPAGSVPARAPHSVRSDEPGVVQRIASGIYRLLGLAPGPTAEPSTGGGSCHEPAPSCHGAPPADPKGEQRKWLRRVWLALPLGLVSMAAPMLLGASWAGWLAFAATVPVQFVAGWAFLTGAVRQARARTANMDTLITLGTLTAFAYSTYQLFVGGPLFFDTAALIVGFVVLGRYFEARATGKTREAISKLLEMGAKEACLLVDGQELLVPVEQVQVGDLLLVRPGEKIPVDGEIVEGRAAVDESMLTGESVPVEKSVGDGVAGATVNIDGLLTVRATAVGADTALAQIVRLVEQAQGGKAPVQRLADQISAVFVPAVLGVAALTFAGWAILAANPVAGMTAAVSVLIIACPCALGLATPTAIIVGTGRGAEMGILVKGGEVLEASKKIDTVVFDKTGTLTRGQMQLTDVIPDKRQKSDTVLQIAAAVESGSEHPIGAAIVAGARERSLDIVTATAFTNLAGHGVRAQVNGQAVLVGRRKLVDENEMRLPEYLAAAATKLEEQGRTAVFVGRDDRVVGVLAVADTIKDDARDVVRQLHAMGLQVAMITGDNARTANAIANEVGIDRVLAEVLPEDKVNEVRRLQDEGRLVAMVGDGVNDAPALVQADLGIAIGTGTDVAIEASDITLMSDRLDGVVRSIQLSRQTLRTIHQNLGWAFGYNTAAIPLAALGLLNPVVAGAAMGLSSVSVVTNSLRLRRFGRDR; from the coding sequence ATACGTGTGCGCGTCAATGGTTTTGACGTCGACGAAACGCGGGCCGTTGCGATCGAAGAAGCGGCGGGCACGGTGGACGGTGTGCTCGCAGTCCGTGCCTACCCGCGATCGGCTTCGGTGGTGATCTGGTATTCGCCAGATGACTGCGACACCGCTGCGGTCCTGTCCGCGATCGACGACGCCCAGCACATCCCCGCCGGATCGGTTCCCGCACGTGCCCCACACTCAGTGCGATCCGACGAGCCCGGAGTGGTGCAAAGGATTGCCAGCGGGATCTACCGGTTGCTGGGACTCGCGCCCGGCCCTACCGCCGAACCGTCCACCGGCGGGGGCAGCTGCCATGAGCCAGCGCCGTCGTGCCACGGGGCGCCGCCAGCAGATCCCAAGGGTGAGCAGCGCAAGTGGCTGCGACGAGTGTGGCTGGCCCTGCCGCTGGGGTTGGTGTCAATGGCGGCGCCGATGTTGCTCGGCGCATCCTGGGCGGGGTGGTTGGCCTTCGCGGCGACGGTGCCGGTGCAATTCGTGGCCGGCTGGGCGTTCTTGACGGGGGCTGTCCGGCAGGCGCGTGCCCGCACGGCCAACATGGACACCCTGATCACACTGGGCACGCTGACCGCGTTCGCCTACTCCACCTACCAACTCTTCGTCGGGGGACCCCTGTTCTTCGACACCGCGGCTCTGATCGTCGGGTTCGTGGTGTTGGGCCGCTATTTCGAGGCCCGAGCGACCGGCAAGACGCGCGAGGCGATCAGCAAACTGCTGGAGATGGGCGCCAAGGAAGCCTGCCTACTCGTCGACGGCCAAGAGCTTCTGGTGCCGGTGGAGCAGGTGCAAGTGGGCGACCTGCTGCTGGTACGGCCCGGGGAGAAGATCCCGGTCGACGGCGAGATCGTCGAGGGACGCGCGGCCGTCGATGAGTCCATGCTGACCGGCGAATCGGTCCCGGTGGAAAAATCGGTGGGGGACGGAGTCGCCGGGGCCACCGTCAACATCGACGGACTTCTGACCGTGCGCGCCACTGCTGTCGGCGCCGACACCGCACTGGCCCAGATCGTGCGCCTGGTCGAGCAGGCGCAGGGCGGCAAAGCGCCGGTACAGCGGTTGGCCGACCAGATCTCGGCGGTGTTCGTGCCCGCCGTCCTGGGTGTGGCCGCCCTGACGTTTGCCGGCTGGGCGATTCTTGCAGCCAACCCGGTCGCGGGGATGACCGCGGCGGTCTCGGTGCTGATCATCGCCTGCCCGTGCGCGCTGGGCCTGGCCACTCCCACCGCGATCATCGTCGGCACCGGCCGCGGCGCGGAGATGGGGATCCTGGTCAAAGGCGGAGAGGTCCTCGAAGCGTCGAAAAAAATCGACACCGTGGTGTTCGACAAGACCGGCACCCTCACCCGCGGCCAGATGCAGCTCACCGATGTCATCCCCGACAAGCGACAGAAGTCAGATACGGTGCTGCAGATTGCTGCCGCGGTCGAGTCGGGCTCCGAACACCCTATCGGCGCGGCTATCGTCGCCGGCGCACGAGAACGCAGCCTCGATATCGTAACGGCCACAGCGTTTACCAACCTGGCCGGCCACGGCGTCCGCGCCCAGGTCAATGGCCAAGCCGTGCTGGTCGGGCGGCGCAAACTGGTCGACGAAAACGAGATGCGCCTCCCCGAATATCTCGCTGCGGCCGCCACCAAACTCGAAGAGCAGGGCCGCACAGCGGTATTCGTCGGCCGCGACGACCGAGTAGTCGGCGTGCTGGCGGTCGCTGACACGATCAAAGACGACGCCCGTGACGTAGTGCGTCAGCTACATGCGATGGGGCTGCAGGTCGCCATGATCACCGGCGACAACGCCCGCACCGCTAACGCCATCGCCAACGAGGTCGGCATCGACCGGGTGCTGGCCGAGGTCCTGCCCGAAGACAAAGTCAACGAGGTCCGCCGACTCCAAGACGAGGGCCGGCTGGTCGCCATGGTCGGCGACGGCGTCAACGATGCCCCTGCACTCGTGCAAGCCGATCTGGGGATCGCCATCGGCACCGGCACCGACGTGGCCATCGAGGCCTCCGACATCACCCTGATGTCCGACCGCCTGGACGGTGTGGTGCGGTCGATCCAGCTTTCCCGACAGACGCTGCGCACGATCCACCAGAACCTGGGCTGGGCCTTCGGTTACAACACCGCCGCAATACCGCTGGCGGCATTGGGGCTGCTGAATCCCGTCGTCGCGGGCGCTGCGATGGGGCTGTCCTCGGTGAGCGTGGTCACCAACTCCCTGCGCCTCCGACGCTTCGGCCGCGACCGATGA
- a CDS encoding ParB/RepB/Spo0J family partition protein, producing the protein MAPRGKRTSLAALAGDVGDNSPVDQPPADVGPPRSAPLSELTPNPHNPREDLGDLTDLASVADMQLQPAVVVTATAYRALYPDDRITTRYVVVNGCRRLAAAHKYGRTDLDIVVNDAIARDRITLISAAITENVDRQDFDVIEEARAVEALVAECGRADEAGKRLHRTESWVSQRRALLKLAPELQTALRRGELAIREARSLARVPLEQQVARWRAALDKQQSRDDKTTPENPRPTPRSRVLATALAKFDAEPNLLADALRNYLGNDGLSRLLALLQPEHAGGATRGRS; encoded by the coding sequence ATGGCGCCCCGCGGAAAACGCACCAGCCTGGCCGCACTGGCCGGCGACGTCGGCGACAACTCGCCCGTCGACCAACCACCCGCCGACGTCGGGCCGCCCCGCAGCGCACCGCTGAGCGAACTGACCCCCAACCCACACAACCCCCGCGAGGACCTCGGCGACCTCACCGACCTGGCCTCCGTCGCCGACATGCAGCTGCAGCCCGCCGTCGTCGTCACCGCCACGGCGTACCGGGCCCTGTATCCCGACGACCGCATCACCACCCGCTATGTCGTGGTCAACGGGTGCCGGCGGCTGGCCGCGGCGCACAAATACGGTCGCACCGACCTCGACATCGTCGTCAACGACGCCATCGCCCGCGACCGGATCACTCTGATCTCGGCGGCGATCACCGAAAACGTCGACCGCCAAGACTTCGACGTCATTGAAGAAGCCCGCGCCGTGGAGGCCTTGGTCGCCGAGTGCGGCCGCGCCGATGAGGCCGGAAAGCGTCTGCACCGCACCGAAAGCTGGGTGTCGCAGCGCCGCGCCCTGCTCAAACTGGCCCCGGAACTGCAAACCGCCCTGCGCCGTGGGGAACTGGCCATCCGCGAAGCCCGCTCCCTGGCCCGGGTGCCCCTTGAACAGCAAGTCGCCCGCTGGCGCGCAGCACTGGATAAACAGCAGTCCCGGGACGACAAGACCACACCCGAGAATCCCAGGCCGACCCCGCGGTCGCGTGTCCTGGCGACCGCCCTGGCTAAGTTCGACGCCGAACCCAACCTGCTCGCCGATGCGCTGCGCAACTACCTCGGCAACGACGGCCTCAGCCGCCTGCTAGCGCTGCTGCAGCCCGAGCATGCCGGCGGTGCCACACGTGGACGCTCCTAG
- the csoR gene encoding copper-sensing transcriptional repressor CsoR, translated as MRCCDERELTAKKSAALNRLKTVRGHLEGIIRMLESDAYCVDVMKQISAVQSSLERANRVMLHNHLETCFSAEVLDGRGQVAIEELIDALKFTPALTGPQAQFNGAAVGEPSDETPVPAGGTK; from the coding sequence ATGCGGTGTTGCGATGAGCGGGAATTGACGGCGAAGAAGTCAGCCGCCCTTAACCGGTTGAAGACGGTGCGGGGTCACCTCGAGGGGATCATTCGGATGCTGGAGTCCGATGCGTACTGCGTGGATGTGATGAAGCAGATTTCGGCGGTGCAGTCCTCGCTGGAGCGAGCAAATCGGGTGATGTTGCACAACCACTTGGAGACGTGCTTCTCCGCCGAGGTGCTGGATGGCCGCGGGCAAGTGGCCATTGAGGAGCTGATTGATGCGCTCAAGTTCACGCCGGCACTGACGGGTCCGCAGGCGCAGTTTAACGGCGCCGCGGTCGGCGAACCGAGCGATGAGACGCCAGTGCCGGCAGGGGGCACGAAATGA
- the csoR gene encoding copper-sensing transcriptional repressor CsoR, which produces MDMELTAKKRAALNRLKTARGHLDGIIRMLESDAYCVDVMKQISAVQSSLERANRVMLHNHLETCFSAAVLDGHGRAAIDELIDAVKFTSALTGPQAQLSGAAVGEPNGGQPFMTAAGVE; this is translated from the coding sequence ATTGACATGGAGTTGACGGCCAAGAAGCGCGCGGCGCTCAATCGCCTGAAGACGGCGCGGGGTCACCTGGACGGCATAATTCGGATGCTGGAATCCGATGCCTACTGCGTGGACGTCATGAAGCAGATTTCCGCCGTGCAATCCTCGCTAGAGCGGGCAAATCGGGTAATGCTCCACAATCATTTGGAGACATGTTTTTCCGCGGCGGTGCTCGATGGGCACGGGAGAGCCGCCATCGACGAACTCATCGACGCGGTGAAATTCACGTCAGCTCTGACCGGTCCGCAAGCGCAGTTGAGTGGCGCAGCCGTCGGCGAACCGAACGGCGGCCAACCCTTCATGACCGCGGCGGGCGTGGAATGA
- a CDS encoding DUF1490 family protein, whose translation MAWQGLLAKAVPTVVTGLVGAAAFEALAKAPWRKVTVSATALGLRAARTTERKTKAGAERARLAVADVLAEAADRIGERVEPPTAVPTTSTLTPKAGDACH comes from the coding sequence ATGGCCTGGCAGGGACTCCTGGCAAAGGCGGTGCCCACTGTGGTGACCGGGCTCGTCGGCGCCGCAGCGTTTGAAGCCTTGGCGAAGGCGCCCTGGCGGAAAGTGACGGTCAGCGCGACCGCATTGGGCCTTCGCGCGGCGCGCACGACCGAGCGCAAGACCAAAGCGGGCGCCGAGCGTGCTCGGTTGGCGGTGGCCGACGTGCTCGCTGAGGCAGCAGACCGCATCGGTGAACGGGTCGAACCCCCCACGGCGGTACCGACGACGTCGACCTTGACTCCCAAGGCCGGCGATGCTTGCCACTGA
- a CDS encoding metal-sensitive transcriptional regulator, giving the protein MSTYGYAANKDAYAKRLRRVEGQIRGIAKMIDEDKYCIDILTQISAASSALRSVALNLLDDHLDSCITQAIATGGTEADAKLTEASAAIARLVRS; this is encoded by the coding sequence ATGTCAACATACGGCTATGCGGCCAATAAGGACGCCTACGCTAAGCGCCTGCGCAGAGTCGAGGGCCAGATCCGCGGCATCGCGAAGATGATCGACGAGGACAAGTACTGCATCGACATCCTGACGCAAATCAGTGCGGCCAGCAGTGCTTTGCGATCCGTGGCATTGAACCTCCTCGATGACCACCTTGACAGCTGCATAACGCAGGCAATCGCAACTGGAGGGACCGAAGCCGACGCCAAGCTCACTGAAGCGTCGGCAGCAATCGCACGACTTGTGCGCTCATGA
- a CDS encoding DUF1490 family protein: MALHGVAAKAVPTVVTGLVGAVAYEGVRKAAGKAPLRRATVTVTAWGLSAARKAGRTAAKSAEQARLTAADVLAEARERSAEDGAPLKVVD; the protein is encoded by the coding sequence ATGGCGTTGCACGGAGTCGCCGCCAAGGCGGTTCCGACGGTGGTAACCGGCCTGGTGGGGGCTGTGGCGTATGAAGGGGTGCGCAAGGCGGCCGGCAAGGCTCCGTTGCGCCGGGCGACAGTGACGGTGACTGCATGGGGCTTAAGCGCTGCCCGAAAGGCCGGACGCACCGCCGCGAAAAGTGCCGAGCAGGCTCGATTGACGGCCGCCGACGTGCTGGCCGAGGCGCGGGAGCGCTCTGCTGAGGATGGTGCGCCGCTCAAAGTGGTGGACTAG
- a CDS encoding DUF5134 domain-containing protein: MIHDSLLRWVVTGLFALGATECGLPLLIRRLPATAAVSHGLHLLMAISMSVMAWPWGAKVPTLGPAVFFLLAALWFLAVAIITVRSRYPRMANGYHALMMLATAWMYVSMNNPVHVHSPHSPSTPMPGMDMAAMNEQASSEAPALFTALNWIGAVVFTIAAAFWVSTYFVERRHTTTRFGPLGDVAQAMTAAAMAILFGATLFAI; encoded by the coding sequence ATGATCCACGACTCACTGCTGCGCTGGGTCGTCACGGGACTCTTCGCGCTGGGAGCCACTGAATGCGGTTTGCCGCTCCTCATTAGACGCCTCCCTGCGACGGCGGCGGTCAGCCACGGTCTGCACCTGCTGATGGCCATCTCCATGTCCGTGATGGCGTGGCCATGGGGCGCGAAGGTACCCACTCTCGGACCCGCCGTGTTCTTTCTGCTGGCAGCTTTGTGGTTCCTCGCGGTAGCCATCATCACGGTCCGATCGCGCTATCCACGAATGGCCAACGGGTACCACGCATTGATGATGCTGGCCACGGCGTGGATGTACGTCAGCATGAACAACCCCGTGCACGTTCATTCCCCCCACTCGCCGAGCACTCCGATGCCCGGCATGGACATGGCTGCGATGAACGAACAGGCGAGCAGCGAAGCGCCCGCCTTATTCACCGCACTGAACTGGATCGGGGCGGTCGTTTTCACGATCGCCGCAGCTTTCTGGGTGTCCACATACTTCGTCGAGCGGCGGCACACCACAACGCGTTTCGGGCCGCTCGGCGATGTCGCGCAGGCGATGACAGCAGCCGCCATGGCAATCTTGTTCGGGGCAACGCTTTTCGCGATCTGA
- a CDS encoding copper-translocating P-type ATPase, giving the protein MRVQTDGFEFDDARAVAIEDSVAVVPGVQAVQAYPRTSSIVIWSSPEHCDLELVLAAIAEARHISAESVPARAPHSADGSATGVVQKVIGGLRRLLGRTSAVDHEAALDSACHSAPAAACHSAPVQDGGRERRKWLRRVWLAVPLGLLALASTMLVGAYPWAGWLAFAATVPVQFVAGWPILTAAAQQTRALTANMDTLIALGTLTAFIYSTYELFAGGPLFFDTAALIIAFVVLGRYFEARATGKASEAISKLLEMGAKEARLLVDGEERLVPVDQVQVGDLVRVRPGEKIPVDGEVTDGRAAVDESMLTGESVPVEKAVGDRVAGATVNTDGLLTVRATAVGADTALAQIVRLVEQAQGGKAPVQRLVDRVSAVFVPAVIGVAATTFAGWTLIAANPVAGMTAAVAVLIIACPCALGLATPTAITVGTGRGAEMGILVKGGEVLEASKKIDTVVFDKTGTLTRAQMRLTDVIAGKRRQPNLVLRLAAAVESGSEHPIGAAIVAAAQEHGLQIPAATEFTNLAGHGVRAQIDGKPVVVGRRKLVDQEELLLPEHLAAAAQELEEQGRTAVFVGRDEKVVGVLAVADTVKDDAADVVRRLHTMGLQVAMITGDNARTAAAIADQVGIDRVLAEVLPQDKVTEIRRLQDEGRIVAMVGDGVNDAPALVQADLGIAIGTGTDVAIEASDITLISGQLDGVVRAIQLSRQTLRTIYQNLGWAFGYNTAAIPLAALGMLNPVVAGAAMGLSSVSVVTNSLRLRRFGRDS; this is encoded by the coding sequence ATGCGCGTGCAGACTGATGGGTTTGAGTTCGATGACGCGCGAGCCGTGGCGATCGAGGACTCGGTCGCCGTGGTGCCGGGCGTGCAGGCTGTGCAGGCTTATCCCCGCACCTCTTCGATTGTGATCTGGTCTTCGCCCGAGCATTGCGACCTTGAATTGGTTCTGGCGGCGATCGCCGAAGCGCGGCACATCTCGGCAGAATCAGTACCGGCGCGCGCCCCGCACTCGGCCGATGGCAGTGCGACCGGAGTGGTGCAGAAAGTCATCGGCGGGCTTCGCCGCTTGCTGGGTCGAACGTCCGCCGTCGATCACGAGGCCGCGTTAGATAGCGCCTGCCATTCCGCGCCGGCCGCGGCGTGCCATTCCGCGCCGGTCCAGGACGGTGGTCGCGAACGGCGGAAGTGGTTACGACGGGTGTGGCTGGCCGTGCCGTTGGGGTTGCTGGCGTTGGCATCGACCATGCTGGTAGGTGCCTATCCGTGGGCGGGATGGCTGGCCTTCGCCGCGACAGTGCCGGTGCAGTTTGTGGCCGGGTGGCCAATTCTCACAGCTGCGGCGCAGCAGACGCGGGCGCTGACAGCGAATATGGACACGCTGATCGCATTGGGGACATTGACCGCGTTCATCTACTCAACGTATGAGTTGTTCGCCGGCGGGCCGCTGTTCTTCGACACCGCGGCGTTGATCATCGCGTTCGTCGTGCTGGGCCGCTATTTCGAGGCCAGAGCCACCGGGAAGGCGTCAGAGGCGATCAGCAAGTTGCTGGAGATGGGCGCGAAGGAAGCCCGGCTGCTAGTGGATGGCGAGGAGCGTCTCGTCCCGGTCGATCAAGTTCAAGTTGGCGATCTGGTACGCGTACGACCTGGTGAGAAGATCCCGGTCGACGGTGAGGTCACCGACGGGCGCGCTGCCGTCGATGAGTCGATGCTCACCGGTGAGTCCGTGCCAGTCGAAAAAGCCGTGGGTGACCGTGTTGCCGGGGCCACCGTCAATACCGACGGGCTGCTAACGGTGCGCGCTACGGCGGTGGGAGCGGACACAGCGCTGGCCCAGATTGTGCGTCTGGTCGAGCAGGCGCAGGGCGGCAAAGCGCCGGTCCAGCGGCTGGTCGATCGAGTCTCGGCCGTTTTCGTACCGGCGGTCATCGGTGTTGCGGCCACGACCTTTGCCGGGTGGACGCTGATTGCCGCCAACCCGGTGGCCGGGATGACCGCTGCCGTGGCGGTGCTCATCATCGCCTGCCCGTGTGCGCTCGGCCTGGCCACCCCCACGGCGATCACGGTCGGCACCGGCCGTGGCGCAGAGATGGGGATCCTGGTCAAGGGCGGCGAGGTGCTGGAAGCCTCGAAAAAGATCGACACCGTGGTGTTCGACAAAACCGGCACCCTCACCCGCGCCCAGATGCGTCTCACCGACGTCATCGCCGGCAAGCGGCGCCAGCCGAATCTGGTCCTGCGGCTCGCCGCCGCGGTCGAATCGGGTTCCGAACACCCGATCGGCGCGGCAATCGTCGCTGCTGCGCAGGAGCACGGATTGCAGATTCCGGCGGCCACGGAGTTCACCAACCTCGCTGGACACGGTGTGCGGGCCCAGATCGACGGCAAGCCGGTGGTGGTCGGGCGGCGCAAGCTCGTCGACCAAGAGGAATTGCTGCTGCCTGAGCACCTGGCTGCAGCGGCGCAGGAGCTAGAAGAGCAGGGCCGCACCGCAGTGTTCGTCGGCCGCGACGAGAAGGTTGTGGGTGTGCTGGCTGTCGCGGACACCGTCAAAGACGACGCCGCCGACGTTGTGCGTCGGCTGCACACCATGGGGCTGCAGGTTGCCATGATCACCGGCGACAACGCCCGCACCGCCGCCGCGATCGCCGATCAGGTCGGCATCGACCGAGTGCTCGCCGAGGTATTACCGCAGGACAAGGTCACCGAGATTCGGCGGCTCCAAGACGAGGGCCGGATAGTCGCGATGGTCGGCGACGGTGTCAACGACGCCCCTGCCCTGGTGCAAGCGGATCTGGGCATCGCCATCGGCACCGGTACCGATGTAGCCATCGAGGCCTCCGACATCACGTTGATATCCGGCCAGCTCGACGGGGTCGTCCGTGCGATTCAACTCTCCCGTCAGACCCTACGCACGATCTACCAGAACCTGGGATGGGCGTTCGGCTACAACACCGCCGCCATTCCCCTTGCCGCCCTGGGCATGCTCAATCCCGTCGTCGCGGGCGCGGCGATGGGATTGTCGTCGGTCAGCGTGGTGACGAACTCGCTGCGGCTACGGCGCTTCGGCCGCGACTCGTGA